The following is a genomic window from Roseitalea porphyridii.
CGGCTGGCCGTCGGTCAGCTTTCCACCTGCACGAGCAGCGTCGTCGACCGGTCGGATAGTCCTGCGTGCCCTGGGCGAACCGTCGATGGCGCCGAGCGCCAGCCCGTCCGACGACGACCGCGAAGCAGCTTCGCTCGCCTCGTCGACGACCGGAGCCCTTCATAGGCTTCGGGCCCGATCGCCTGCGTCATGATCAGTCCTCCCCGCGCACCATGGTGAAGAAGTCGACCTGGTCGCGGCCGTCTCGGCGGCGCGGCGCCGGTCGCGCGCGTCCAGCGCTTCACGCAGCGGCGCCGTGATCGCCGCGTCGATCCTTTCGGCCATCGCCTCGTCCTGCGCCAGCGCGTCGATGACGGCGGCTAGCTTGACGCGCCCACGTCGCGCCCCAGCGCGATGGCGTGTCCGACCGTGCCGTCGCCGAGCGCACCGTGGCTCGCGTCGCGGTCGCCTCGCCGAAATTGAACGGCGCTCCGCCGCCGCCCATGCGTCCGCGCAGGGCGATCAGACCGGTTTCCGGGCCGCGCACGAGTTCGAATTCCGGGATCGATGCCGAGCGAGGCCCAGCCTTCCGCCAGCTGGCGCGCGTCGCCCCGCGCAGCACGGCATGCGCTGCTGCCTTGCGCCTTCGTTCGGTTCCACCGGCCTGCTCTCGGTACCCGTTATTGTCTATTGATCTAGACAACTAGATATCATAGCTTCTGCCTACGACCCGCCTGTGACAGAGTATGACAGGCCGGCGAAATCGGTCGAAGACAATGACAGCGGATACGGCGACCATCGAGCGGCAGTCGGGCATCGCCGTGTGGCGCCAGATCGCCGATGCGATCCGTGCCGAACTGACCGGACCATCGTCGACGCCGACGGCAAGCTGCCGCCGGAGACCGTCTTGCCGGCGCTTTGGCGTCAATCGGCACACGGTACGCGCAGCGATCAGGGCCTGGTCCAGGAAGGCGCGGTGCGCAGCGAACGCGGCCGGGGCACCTTCGTCACCCGCCGCGCGCGCCTGACCTATCCGATCGCGCCCGCACCCGCTTTTCGACCGGCCTTCAGGGGCAGGCGACCGACCGTGGCCTTTGGCTGCTGTCCGCCGTGACGGAACCGGCCAGCAAGGCCGTCGCCGAGGCGCTCGGCCTGCGCGCCGGCGCACCGCTGACCCGGCTGGAGACGGTCGGCTTGCGGACGGGGTGCCGGTCTCGCGCGCCACCTCATGGTTCGACGGCACACGGTTTGCCGACATCGGCGCGCAGGTCGAGC
Proteins encoded in this region:
- a CDS encoding phosphonate C-P lyase system protein PhnG; the protein is MLRGATRASWRKAGPRSASIPEFELVRGPETGLIALRGRMGGGGAPFNFGEATATRATVRSATARSDTPSRWGATWARQASRRHRRAGAGRGDGRKDRRGDHGAAA